The following coding sequences lie in one Musa acuminata AAA Group cultivar baxijiao chromosome BXJ3-1, Cavendish_Baxijiao_AAA, whole genome shotgun sequence genomic window:
- the LOC135628682 gene encoding wall-associated receptor kinase 3-like yields MIILSQINHKNIVKLLGCCLEVEIPMLVYEFIPNGTLFNFVHGNDGKLIPLTTRLRIARESAEALAYLHSSASPPIIHGDVKSLNILLDHNYVPKVSDFGASRMMSIDETQFITMVQGTLGYLDPEYFLVRQLTAKSDVYSFGVILVELITRKKAIYYDGSSQGKALVFSFVEAMKDSRLVEILDDQIMGKENMDVIQEIAELAKECLNMNGDERPTMREVAEKLHMLGGFLQVSSTHHAPEECEALLGESSMSSTLDSVGYHSLENKFGFDVKAGR; encoded by the coding sequence ATGATTATTCTTTCTCAGATCAATCACAAAAACATTGTAAAGCTCTTGGGTTGTTGCTTGGAAGTGGAAATTCCCATGTTGGTTTATGAGTTCATCCCCAATGGAACTCTCTTCAACTTCGTCCATGGCAACGATGGGAAACTAATTCCCTTGACTACTCGTCTACGAATAGCTAGAGAATCTGCAGAAGCACTTGCTTACTTGCATTCATCGGCATCCCCTCCGATCATTCATGGAGATGTGAAGTCGCTCAACATACTTTTAGATCATAACTATGTGCCAAAGGTATCAGATTTCGGTGCATCGAGGATGATGTCTATTGACGAAACCCAATTCATAACGATGGTCCAAGGAACTCTTGGTTATTTGGACCCGGAATACTTTCTAGTTCGTCAACTAACAGCAAAGAGTGATGTATATAGCTTTGGAGTAATTTTGGTGGagctcatcacaaggaaaaaggCAATTTATTATGATGGGAGTAGTCAAGGAAAAGCTCTTGTCTTCAGCTTCGTTGAAGCAATGAAAGATAGTCGACTTGTAGAGATATTGGATGATCAAATCATGGGAAAAGAAAACATGGATGTCATTCAAGAAATTGCCGAACTTGCGAAGGAATGTTTGAACATGAACGGGGATGAACGACCTACAATGAGAGAAGTGGCTGAGAAACTGCATATGTTAGGAGGGTTCCTACAGGTCTCTTCAACACACCATGCACCCGAGGAATGTGAAGCATTGCTTGGTGAATCATCTATGAGCTCTACCTTGGATTCTGTCGGGTACCACAGTTTAGAGAACAAATTCGGATTTGATGTAAAAGCtggaagatga
- the LOC135628729 gene encoding putative wall-associated receptor kinase-like 16: MGSTQPLFAFLLLLLLLTLLQATTPVASAPPSPNVLLPRCKATCGGTSIPYPFGIGHGCFRDGFEVTCEVVNAIPRAFLGGSERNITVNNISLPQGQASMLNDIAWICFNSTGGVVADQISSFNLSGLPFRVSNTSNKFTTLGCNVLGYLLGGDNDTLGTGCASFCFGGAKIASGSCSGTGCCETTVPEKLDYFTAGLTYFDNISSYTDYSPCSYAFIADRDWFYFNKSDLRNHTFRDKYKDGVPLVLDWVAGNQTCKEAKRNLSSYACRSINSKCFDSTSLHGYICNCSTGFQGNPYLQDGCKDIDECSLPTQYPCNGTCSNTAGNYSCSCPKGQSSKDPKSEPCVRDHGIPTSTKIVIGSCVGVVSFITCIFCIILTFQRRKLLREKDKFFHQNGGLRLYEEIRSKQIDTVKIYTKEDIEKATVNFDKSRELGRGGHGTVYKGNLDDGREVAIKRSKVVTEDQSEEFVREMIILSQINHKNIVRLLGCCLEVEIPMLVYEFIPNGTLFEFIHDNDGKLIPLTIRLRIARESAEALAYLHSSASPPIVHGDVKSLNILLGHNYVPKVSDFGASRMMSIDETQFITMVQGTLGYLDPEYLLVRQLITKSDVYSFGVVLVELITRKKAIYYDGSSQGKALAFSFVEAMKDSRLEEILDDQIMGKENMNVIQEIADLAKECLNMKGDERPTMREVADKLHMLGGFLQVSSTHHAPEECEALLGESSMSSTLDSVGYHSLENKVGFDVKAGR; this comes from the exons ATGGGATCCACGCAGCCACTGTTCGCGtttctgctgttgttgttgttgttgacgcTGCTGCAAGCAACGACTCCAGTAGCATCGGCACCACCGTCGCCGAACGTGTTGTTACCACGTTGCAAAGCGACATGCGGCGGTACTAGCATCCCGTACCCCTTCGGCATCGGCCATGGGTGTTTCAGGGACGGCTTCGAGGTCACTTGCGAAGTCGTTAACGCGATTCCCAGAGCTTTCTTGGGCGGCAGCGAGAGGAACATTACAGTTAATAACATATCCTTGCCCCAGGGCCAAGCAAGCATGCTGAATGACATCGCCTGGATTTGTTTCAACAGTACCGGCGGCGTGGTGGCTGATCAAATATCTTCATTCAACCTCAGTGGCCTTCCATTTAGGGTATCCAACACGAGCAACAAGTTCACGACCCTGGGCTGCAACGTCCTTGGCTACCTCTTAGGCGGGGACAACGATACATTAGGAACCGGGTGCGCCTCCTTCTGCTTCGGAGGGGCAAAAATCGCAAGCGGATCGTGCTCTGGCACCGGCTGCTGCGAGACCACCGTCCCGGAGAAGCTGGACTATTTTACGGCCGGGTTAACCTATTTCGACAATATTTCTTCCTACACGGACTACAGCCCCTGCTCCTATGCCTTCATTGCCGACAGGGACTGGTTCTACTTCAACAAGTCTGACCTTCGCAACCACACCTTTAGAGACAAGTACAAGGACGGCGTCCCACTCGTGCTGGACTGGGTTGCCGGCAACCAGACCTGCAAGGAAGCTAAGAGAAACCTTTCTTCATATGCTTGCCGCAGCATCAACAGTAAATGTTTCGACTCCACCAGTTTACACGGCTATATCTGCAATTGCTCCACAGGTTTCCAAGGCAATCCTTACCTCCAGGATGGCTGCAAAG ATATCGACGAGTGCAGCTTACCAACGCAGTATCCATGTAATGGAACGTGCAGCAACACAGCAGGCAACTACAGCTGCTCATGCCCAAAAGGTCAGAGCAGCAAGGACCCTAAATCGGAACCATGTGTCCGAGATCACGGAATTCCGACATCAACGAAGATTGTTATAG GCAGTTGTGTTGGGGTTGTATCGTTCATTACTTGTATCTTCTGCATAATCTTAACGTTTCAAAGAAGGAAGCTCCTTAGAGAAAAAGATAAATTCTTCCATCAAAATGGAGGCTTGAGGTTATACGAAGAAATCAGATCAAAGCAAATCGATACTGTCAAAATATATACCAAAGAGGATATAGAGAAAGCAACAGTTAATTTCGATAAGAGTCGAGAACTTGGACGAGGAGGCCATGGCACCGTTTACAAAGGAAACCTAGACGATGGCAGGGAAGTGGCCATCAAGAGGTCTAAGGTAGTCACCGAGGATCAAAGTGAAGAATTCGTACGGGAGATGATTATTCTTTCTCAGATCAATCACAAGAACATTGTAAGGCTCTTGGGTTGTTGCTTGGAAGTAGAAATTCCCATGTTGGTTTATGAGTTCATCCCCAATGGAACCCTCTTCGAGTTCATCCATGATAACGATGGGAAACTAATTCCCTTAACTATTCGTCTACGAATAGCCAGAGAATCTGCAGAAGCACTCGCTTACTTGCATTCATCGGCATCCCCACCGATCGTTCATGGAGATGTAAAGTCGCTCAACATACTTCTAGGTCATAACTATGTGCCAAAGGTATCGGATTTCGGTGCATCGAGGATGATGTCTATAGACGAAACCCAATTCATAACGATGGTCCAGGGAACTCTTGGTTATTTGGACCCGGAGTACTTGTTAGTTCGTCAACTAATAACAAAGAGTGATGTATATAGCTTTGGAGTAGTTTTGGTGGagctcatcacaaggaaaaaagCAATTTATTATGATGGGAGTAGTCAAGGAAAAGCTCTTGCCTTCAGCTTCGTTGAAGCAATGAAAGATAGCCGACTTGAAGAGATATTAGATGATCAAATCATGGGAAAAGAAAACATGAATGTCATCCAAGAAATTGCCGATCTTGCAAAGGAATGTTTGAATATGAAGGGGGATGAAAGGCCTACGATGAGAGAAGTGGCTGACAAACTGCATATGTTAGGAGGGTTCCTACAGGTCTCTTCAACACACCATGCACCCGAGGAATGTGAAGCATTGCTTGGTGAATCATCTATGAGCTCTACCTTGGATTCTGTCGGGTACCACAGTTTAGAGAACAAAGTCGGATTTGATGTAAAAGCtggaagatga